From a single Pseudobutyrivibrio xylanivorans genomic region:
- a CDS encoding ATP synthase F0 subunit B: MINISFWNILWTVINLLILFVAMKLVFFKPIAKTIEKRQEEANDVIDKAVTREKEAKQLAQEYQDKLDSVEEQKKQIIAEARKTADGQYQQIVSTAKDDAKSIRDNAVVEAYHEKEKIIASAKKEIAEMVLDATTKVIGSKAGAAVDSELFDDFLDKAGE; this comes from the coding sequence ATGATTAATATTTCATTTTGGAATATTCTCTGGACAGTTATAAACTTACTTATTCTATTTGTTGCGATGAAGCTTGTGTTCTTCAAGCCAATTGCCAAGACTATTGAAAAGCGTCAGGAAGAAGCTAACGATGTCATTGACAAGGCCGTAACAAGAGAAAAAGAGGCTAAGCAGCTGGCTCAGGAATATCAGGATAAGCTTGATTCTGTCGAAGAGCAGAAGAAACAGATTATTGCCGAGGCAAGAAAGACTGCTGATGGTCAGTACCAGCAGATCGTATCTACAGCAAAGGATGATGCTAAGAGCATCCGCGACAATGCGGTTGTTGAGGCATATCACGAGAAGGAAAAGATTATTGCCAGTGCAAAGAAGGAAATTGCTGAGATGGTTCTTGATGCAACCACAAAGGTAATTGGTAGCAAGGCAGGGGCTGCAGTTGACAGCGAACTGTTTGATGATTTTTTGGATAAAGCAGGTGAATAA
- the atpE gene encoding ATP synthase F0 subunit C, with product MNTLVAIGAGIAVITGLGAGIGIGIATGKACEGIARQPEAEGKIQKSLILGCALAEATAIYGFVVALMIMVML from the coding sequence ATGAACACATTAGTTGCTATTGGAGCAGGTATCGCAGTTATCACAGGTCTTGGCGCAGGTATCGGTATCGGTATTGCTACAGGTAAGGCATGCGAAGGTATCGCACGTCAGCCAGAGGCAGAAGGAAAAATTCAGAAGTCACTTATCTTAGGTTGTGCCCTTGCAGAGGCAACAGCTATTTACGGTTTCGTTGTCGCTCTTATGATTATGGTTATGTTGTAA